In one window of Camelina sativa cultivar DH55 chromosome 15, Cs, whole genome shotgun sequence DNA:
- the LOC104746365 gene encoding putative F-box protein At2g16290 translates to MADWSVLPRDILILIVGRLETSFEIVLFRSVCSSWRSVVPSPRDSRCLGIKTHIPVFVHHRYSYRGKSRFNNSDDKCCTLKKIPVYLVRFKTPFGDDYLLAEMRERRNSGKPMSMSSPLASHGGLTPKSTILLFNSLTTQIVSLSHYYYQLTNLELMVNFCLRTGIEWARISVKVEYLELNIEEDCRDFRLLADIRGDMMIYSSLDMRWTEISVSPEKCRDIISFKGKFYVVDTSGWGHVFVIEPSLEVSEIPSVTRSICKCSKENLVKSGEELLLVQRFIPGDCYEKDMYNWFPLTESHREHMYTWFRVFRLDDEGGRRKWVQVNDLNDRVIFLGKRINLCCSVQYIPGAKENCIVFIDSRNGIISKSESILLFDLRTKRTSTAFSECRGYKGAFGANLESLISCGVLTLPNPANSVYDLFSESIWLTREK, encoded by the exons ATGGCAGATTGGTCGGTGCTTCCCAGAGACATACTAATACTAATTGTTGGTCGTCTAGAGACATCTTTCGAGATTGTCCTCTTCCGATCCGTCTGCAGCTCATGGCGGTCGGTTGTTCCTTCCCCGCGTGATTCCCGCTGCTTAGGCATCAAAACTCATATCCCCGTGTTTGTCCACCATCGTTACAGTTACAGGGGAAAATCTCGGTTCAATAATAGCGATGATAAGTGTTGCACACTAAAAAAAATCCCAGTTTATCTGGTGAGGTTCAAAACTCCGTTTGGTGATGATTATTTATTGGCAGAGATGCGTGAAAGAAGAAACTCTGGGAAACCAATGTCGATGTCGTCGCCATTAGCAAGTCATGGTGGTCTCACGCCCAAAAGCACTATTTTGTTGTTCAACTCTCTTACCACTCAAATTGTCTCTTTGTCTCATTACTACTACCAG CTTACAAACTTGGAGTTGATGGTAAACTTTTGTTTGCGTACCGGAATTGAATGGGCTAGAATTTCCGTAAAAGTTGAATATCTTGAACTGAATATTGAAGAAGATTGCAGAGATTTCAGATTGCTAGCTGATATACGAGGCGATATGATGATATATAGCAGCCTTGACATGAGATGGACGGAAATTTCGGTCTCTCCTGAGAAATGTCGAGATATAATTTCGTTCAAAGGCAAGTTTTATGTGGTTGATACAAGTGGATGGGGACATGTTTTTGTAATCGAACCCTCTTTGGAAGTTTCGGAGATCCCATCGGTCACACGGTCGATTTGCAAGTGTTCGAAAGAGAATCTCGTCAAGTCAGGAGAAGAGTTGTTGCTTGTGCAACGGTTCATACCAGGAGATTGTTATGAAAAAGATATGTATAATTGGTTCCCACTCACAGAGTCTCATCGTGAACATATGTATACATGGTTCAGAGTCTTTAGGCTGGATGACGAAGGAGGGAGGAGGAAGTGGGTTCAAGTTAATGACTTGAACGACCGAGTGATCTTTCTTGGAAAACGGATTAATCTTTGCTGCTCGGTACAATATATTCCGGGTGCAAAGGAGAATTGCATTGTGTTCATTGATTCGAGAAATGGTATTATTAGTAAGAGTGAATCAATCCTTTTGTTTGACTTAAGAACCAAAAGAACGAGCACTGCCTTTAGTGAATGTAGAGGCTACAAGGGCGCATTCGGTGCAAATCTTGAATCGCTGATATCTTGTGGAGTTTTGACTTTGCCAAATCCAGCAAACAGCGTCTATGACTTATTTAGTGAATCTATCTGGCTTACTAGAGAAAAATGA
- the LOC104746366 gene encoding uncharacterized protein LOC104746366, translating into MDPCSFVRIIVGNLAVRFPSSSSSASSGPSVSGINPTSPNCYCKIRFKNFPREIVSTPVTFRTESSDSETTRSSSSSTVAACFSLSKSQIEASLKKPKWSVLSVEAYSRGYTDGHDDGITTGASCGLATAGEKLLGRFEVSLDLKLAETKTCLAHNGWVPLGSKKGGSKSNKSKTGSDPELHVTVRVEPDPRFVFQFDGEPECSPQVFQVQGNTKQAVFTCKFGSRNSNSGDRNLLHSSSMISELISTRSLISSMKSEKEQPSKERKGWSVTVHDLSGSPVAMASMVTPFVPSPGSNRVTRSSPGAWLILRPDGCTWKPWGRLEAWREAGYSDTLGYRFDLFQDGIATAVSASSSISLKNGGSFVIDVTGGTTTTASTPTTSPQGSWDLGSGSSSGSRPASRPGSGSGSDFGYLLPQHPSSAAAHNRGFVMSATVEGVGKRSKPEVEVGVTHVTCTEDAAAHVALAAAVDLSLDACRLFSHKLRKELRQQCQLGVV; encoded by the exons atggACCCGTGCTCTTTCGTACGGATCATAGTCGGAAACTTGGCCGTTAGGTTTCCGTCATCGTCATCTTCGGCGTCGTCAGGACCGTCAGTTTCTGGAATCAATCCAACGTCTCCCAACTGTTACTGCAAAATCAGATTCAAGAATTTCCCACGGGAGATTGTTTCTACCCCCGTTACGTTCCGAACTGAATCTTCTGATTCCGAGACGACTcgttcctcctcttcttcaaccGTCGCCGCTTGTTTCAGTCTAAGCAAATCTCAGATCGAAGCTTCTTTGAAGAAACCTAAGTGGAGCGTTCTCTCCGTCGAAGCTTATTCCCGCGGATACACCGACGGTCACGACGACGGTATTACCACCGGCGCGTCTTGTGGACTCGCTACGGCTGGGGAGAAGTTGCTCGGTAGATTCGAAGTCTCGCTTGATTTGAAATTAGCCGAGACGAAGACTTGTTTGGCTCACAACGGTTGGGTTCCTTTGGGTTCTAAGAAAGGAGGAAGTAAATCTAATAAAAGTAAAACCGGATCCGATCCGGAGCTCCACGTTACCGTTCGGGTCGAACCTGACCCGAGATTCGTCTTCCAGTTCGACGGTGAGCCTGAGTGTAGTCCTCAGGTTTTTCAAGTTCAAGGAAACACTAAACAAGCTGTCTTCACTTGCAAGTTCGGCTCTAGAAACTCAAACTCCGGTGATCGGAATCTTCTTCACAG ttCTTCAATGATTTCTGAGTTAATCTCAACGAGAAGTCTTATATCGTCGATGAAATCGGAAAAGGAGCAACCgtcgaaagagagaaaaggatgGTCCGTAACGGTTCATGATTTATCTGGTTCACCCGTGGCTATGGCTTCGATGGTCACACCTTTTGTACCATCTCCTGGTTCGAATCGTGTGACTCGATCGAGTCCCGGCGCGTGGCTCATTCTTAGACCAGACGGTTGTACGTGGAAGCCGTGGGGAAGGTTAGAGGCATGGCGTGAAGCTGGTTACTCTGATACACTAGGTTACCGTTTTGACCTTTTCCAAGACGGTATCGCTACCGCTGTCTCGGCATCTTCGTCTATCAGTTTGAAAAATGGCGGGAGTTTTGTAATAGATGTCACCGGCGGGACAACGACTACGGCGTCTACGCCGACGACGAGTCCTCAAGGAAGCTGGGATCTTGGATCTGGTTCGAGCTCCGGTTCGAGACCCGCGTCGAGACCGGGATCAGGATCCGGGTCGGATTTCGGGTATTTACTGCCGCAGCACCCTTCGTCTGCGGCGGCGCATAACAGAGGGTTCGTGATGTCGGCTACGGTTGAAGGAGTTGGGAAACGGAGTAAACCGGAGGTAGAGGTCGGTGTGACGCACGTGACATGTACGGAGGATGCAGCAGCGCACGTGGCATTAGCTGCGGCGGTGGATCTGAGTTTGGATGCTTGCAGGCTTTTCTCACACAAGCTAAGGAAAGAGCTGAGACAGCAATGCCAGCTTGGTGTCGTTTGA
- the LOC104748338 gene encoding pathogenesis-related protein 1A-like, with translation MSLLKTNILFLFAISLLYGSLTQDLKQEFLEPQNEAWKEVGLDPLVWDDEVAAYAASNANQRISDCALLHSNGPFGENIAMSSGEMSAEDAAGMWINEKQYYDYSSNTCNVPYGGTCLHYTQVVWRNTVRLGCAKVVCNGGGTFITCNYDPPGNYNGETPY, from the coding sequence ATGTCTCTGCTCAAAACcaacattttgtttctctttgcaATTTCTCTTCTCTATGGCTCTTTAACCCAAGATTTGAAACAAGAATTCTTAGAGCCCCAAAACGAAGCCTGGAAAGAAGTTGGGCTTGACCCATTGGTTTGGGACGATGAGGTCGCTGCTTACGCCGCCAGCAATGCAAACCAGAGGATCAGTGACTGTGCATTACTCCATTCGAATGGACCATTTGGAGAGAACATAGCGATGAGTAGTGGAGAGATGTCGGCTGAGGATGCTGCGGGGATGTGGATCAACGAGAAACAGTATTACGACTACAGTAGCAACACGTGCAACGTTCCATACGGTGGCACGTGCTTACATTACACACAAGTGGTTTGGAGAAACACTGTTCGATTGGGATGCGCTAAAGTTGTGTGCAACGGTGGTGGTACTTTTATTACATGTAACTACGATCCTCCCGGTAATTACAACGGAGAAACACCATACTAA
- the LOC104748340 gene encoding receptor-like protein kinase HAIKU2 yields the protein MFRRLFIVRLLFLLPFASSRSSQQEVVNLLKLKSVFGETDPVFAIWTHNNSACEFAGIVCNSDGNVIEINLGSRNLINLRGGDGCITDLPFDSICDIKFLEKLVLGNNSLRGRISKNLRKCKRLRYLDLGVNYFSGEFPAIDSLRLLEFLSLNASGISGKFPWSSLKNLKSLSFLSVGDNRFDPNPFPIEILNLTALKWVYMSNSSITGMIPEGIKNLVRLQNLELSDNEISGEISKGMVQLRSLRQLEIYNNYLTGKLPLGFRNLTSLRNFDASNNKLEGDLSELRFLKNLVSLGLFENRLTGEIPKEFGDFKSLVALSLYRNQLTGKLPKRLGSWTGFKHIDVSENFLEGQIPPDMCKKGVMTHLLMLRNRFTGQFPESYAKCKTLIRIRVSNNSLSRVIPSGIWGLPNLQFLDLASNRFEGNLTDDIGNAKSLGSLDLSNNLFSGSLPVQISGANSLVSVNLRMNEFSGLLLDSFGKLKELSSLHLNQNNLSGAIPESLGLCTSLVDLNIAGNTLSEEIPESLGSLRLLNSLNLSGNKLSGMIPVVLSSLKLSLLDLSNNQLTGSVPESLEIGSFEGNLGLCSSKVAYLHPCPRGKPQGQGKSKHLSTFDICFIVVTVIALFLLFCYVIFKIRRVRSNQTAQKKNNWQVSSFRLLNLNEMEIIDGIKSENLIGRGGHGSVYKVTLTNGETLAVKHIWRQESPHESFRSSTEMLSDSNNNNRNSNREFEAEVALLSNMKHINVVKLFCSITCEDSKLLVYEYMPNGSLWEHLHERCSEQEIGWRVRQALALGAAKGLEYLHHGLDRPVIHRDVKSSNILLDEEWRPRIADFGLAKFIQPDLVQQDFSAPLVKGTLGYIAPEYAYTRNVNEKSDVYSFGVVLLELVTGKKPVEIEFGENSDIVMWVRRKSKKMNREMMMELMDPSIEVEYKEDALKVLTIALICTDKSPHARPFMKSVVSMLEKIESSSNNNGEANNDEITEVV from the exons ATGTTCCGGCGATTGTTTATAGTTCGTCTTCTCTTTCTACTTCCGTTCGCTTCATCGAGATCCAGTCAACAAGAAGTCGTGAACCTTCTCAAATTGAAATCCGTCTTCGGAGAAACAGATCCCGTCTTCGCCATATGGACGCACAACAACTCGGCATGCGAATTCGCCGGAATCGTTTGTAACTCCGACGGAAACGTCATCGAGATCAACCTCGGGAGTCGGAATTTGATCAACCTCCGCGGCGGTGACGGTTGTATTACCGATCTTCCTTTCGATTCAATCTGTGATATAAAGTTTCTAGAGAAGCTTGTTCTAGGAAACAACTCTTTACGTGGCCGGATTAGTAAGAATCTCAGGAAATGTAAACGTCTGAGATACTTAGACCTCGGCGTCAACTATTTCTCCGGTGAGTTTCCCGCTATTGATTCTTTACGATTACTCGAGTTTTTGAGTTTAAACGCTTCTGGAATCTCTGGAAAGTTCCCATGGAGTTCTTTAAAGAACCTGAAGAGTTTGAGTTTCTTAAGCGTTGGAGATAACAGATTCGATCCGAATCCATTTCCTATAGAGATTCTGAATCTCACCGCCTTGAAATGGGTTTATATGAGTAACAGCAGTATCACTGGTATGATTCCAGAGGGAATCAAGAACCTTGTTCGTCTACAAAACTTGGAGCTCTCTGATAATGAAATCTCTGGTGAAATATCAAAGGGGATGGTTCAGTTGAGAAGTCTTAGGCAGCTTGAGATTTACAACAATTACTTGACTGGTAAGTTACCATTAGGGTTTCGGAATTTGACGAGTTTGAGGAACTTTGACGCCTCTAACAACAAGTTAGAAGGTGACTTGTCAGAGCTCAGGTTCTTAAAGAACCTTGTTTCTCTTGGATTGTTCGAAAACCGATTAACCGGTGAGATTCCGAAAGAGTTTGGAGATTtcaagagtttagttgcattgtcTCTTTATAGGAACCAGCTCACAGGGAAGCTTCCGAAGAGACTCGGATCTTGGACCGGTTTTAAACACATCGACGTGTCTGAGAATTTCTTGGAAGGTCAGATTCCTCCTGATATGTGCAAGAAAGGGGTAATGACGCATCTTCTGATGTTGCGGAACAGATTCACAGGACAGTTTCCAGAGAGTTATGCTAAATGTAAGACTCTGATTCGTATTCGTGTAagcaacaactctctctctcgtgtGATTCCTTCAGGGATTTGGGGTCTTCCTAATCTCCAGTTTCTTGACCTTGCTTCAAACCGTTTTGAAGGAAACCTCACTGATGATATTGGTAATGCCAAGTCTCTTGGCTCTTTAGATCTGAGCAACAATCTGTTTTCAGGTTCTTTACCGGTTCAGATCTCAGGAGCTAACTCGTTAGTCTCGGTTAATCTTCGTATGAATGAGTTCTCCGGGCTACTCCTTGACTCTTTTGGTAAGCTTAAGGAGCTTTCAAGTCTCCATCTTAACCAGAATAATCTATCTGGTGCTATACCAGAGTCATTAGGCTTGTGCACATCTTTGGTTGATCTAAACATTGCTGGAAACACACTCTCTGAGGAGATACCTGAAAGTTTAGGATCCTTACGGTTACTGAATTCTCTGAATCTGTCAGGAAACAAACTATCAGGAATGATTCCTGTTGTGTTATCGTCTCTGAAGCTAAGCTTACTTGACTTATCCAACAACCAATTGACCGGTTCTGTTCCTGAATCACTCGAAATTGGAAGCTTTGAAGGGAATTTAGGGTTATGCAGCTCAAAGGTCGCATATCTTCATCCATGTCCGCGTGGAAAACCTCAGGGCCAAGGGAAGAGTAAACATTTGTCTACATTCGACATATGTTTCATCGTTGTAACGGtaattgctctgtttctcttaTTCTGTTACGTGATCTTCAAGATAAGACGAGTTAGGTCGAATCAAACGGCTCAGAAGAAAAACAACTGGCAAGTGAGCTCTTTCCGGTTACTAAACCTTAACGAAATGGAAATAATCGATGGGATCAAGTCAGAGAATCTCATAGGCAGAGGCGGTCACGGGAGTGTTTACAAAGTAACACTAACAAACGGCGAAACACTAGCCGTTAAACATATCTGGAGACAGGAGAGTCCCCACGAAAGCTTTAGAAGCTCTACGGAAATGTTAAGtgatagcaacaacaacaacagaaacagTAACCGAGAATTTGAGGCAGAAGTTGCGTTGCTAAGCAATATGAAACATATAAACGTCGTGAAGTTGTTCTGCAGCATAACGTGTGAGGATAGTAAGCTGCTTGTATATGAGTATATGCCTAATGGAAGCTTGTGGGAGCACCTGCATGAGCGTTGTAGTGAGCAAGAGATTGGGTGGCGTGTGAGACAAGCGTTAGCTTTAGGAGCTGCTAAAGGGCTGGAGTATTTGCACCATGGGTTAGATCGGCCAGTGATTCATAGAGATGTGAAGTCCAGCAATATCTTGCTTGATGAGGAATGGAGACCTAGGATTGCTGATTTTGGGTTGGCTAAATTCATCCAGCCTGATTTAGTTCAACAAGATTTCTCAGCTCCTCTTGTCAAAGGAACTCTTGGTTACATTGCCCCTG AATATGCATATACTAGGAACGTGAACGAGAAGAGTGACGTGTACAGCTTCGGGGTGGTGTTACTGGAGTTGGTGACCGGGAAGAAGCCAGTGGAGATAGAGTTCGGTGAGAACAGTGATATCGTCATGTGGGTTCGGAGAAAGAGCAAGAAGATGAACAGAGAAATGATGATGGAACTAATGGATCCAAGTATAGAAGTTGAATACAAGGAAGATGCTCTTAAAGTTTTGACGATTGCTTTAATATGCACGGACAAGTCTCCCCACGCTAGACCGTTTATGAAATCAGTGGTTAGTATGCTAGAGAAAATAGAGTCTTCCTCCAACAACAATGGGGAAGCAAATAACGATGAGATTACTGAAGTTGTATAG
- the LOC104746367 gene encoding methionine aminotransferase BCAT4 translates to MDPSSTHQPLPTSVPDEKYANVKWEDLAFGFVRTDNMYVAKCNYGEDFQEGKIVPFADLQLNPCAAVLQYGQGLYEGLKAYRTEDGRILLFRPDQNAHRIQAGAKRFYMPYPSVDQFVSAIKQVALANKKWIPPPGKGTLYIRPILFGSGPILGSFPVPETTFSAFACPVGRYHKDNTGLNLKVEDKFRRAFLSGTGGVKSITNYSPVWMPMVEAKKQGFSDILFLDAATGKNVEELFAANVFMLKGNVVSTPALTGTILPGITRICVMELCRDFGYQVEERVIPLEEFLESDETFCTGTASIVTSIASVTFKDKKTGFKTGKETLAAKLYDTLSDIQTGRVEDTKGWTVEIDRQG, encoded by the exons ATGGATCCTTCTTCTACTCATCAACCTCTTCCAACAAG TGTTCCGGATGAAAAGTATGCTAATGTGAAGTGGGAAGATTTAGCATTCGGATTTGTTCGTACGGACAACATGTACGTAGCCAAGTGCAATTATGGAGAGGATTTCCAAGAGGGCAAGATTGTTCCTTTTGCTGATTTGCAACTCAACCCATGCGCTGCCGTTCTTCAGTATGGCCAG ggtttatatGAAGGGCTGAAGGCTTACAGGACAGAAGATGGACGGATTCTGCTATTCCGACCAGACCAAAACGCTCACCGTATCCAAGCCGGAGCCAAGAGATTCTATATGCCTTATCCTTCCGTCGATCAGTTCGTTTCCGCCATCAAACAAGTTGCTCTTGCCAACAAGAAATGG atTCCTCCTCCAGGGAAAGGAACATTGTATATTAGGCCTATCTTGTTTGGGAGTGGTCCGATTCTTGGTTCATTTCCAGTTCCTGAGACCACCTTCTCGGCATTTGCCTGTCCTGTTGGACGTTATCATAAG GATAACACTGGCTTGAATCTGAAAGTGGAAGATAAGTTTCGTCGAGCTTTTCTTAGTGGAACTGGTGGTGTGAAGAGCATCACAAACTATTCTCCT GTTTGGATGCCAATGGTAGAGGCCAAAAAACAAGGCTTCTCTGATATATTGTTTCTGGATGCTGCAACTGGTAAAAACGTGGAAGAACTTTTCGCAGCTAACGTTTTCATGCTCAAG GGAAATGTTGTATCGACTCCAGCACTTACAGGAACTATTTTGCCCGGAATCACACGAATCTGTGTAATGGAGTTATGTCGTGATTTCGGCTACCAG GTCGAGGAACGAGTGATTCCTCTAGAGGAGTTTCTTGAATCGGACGAAACTTTCTGTACCGGGACTGCTTCAATTGTGACTAGTATTGCGTCCGTAACCTTCAAAGACAAAAA GACCGGATTCAAAACAGGGAAAGAAACACTGGCTGCGAAGCTATATGATACGTTAAGTGATATCCAGACGGGTCGGGTCGAGGATACGAAGGGATGGACTGTGGAGATTGACCGCCAGGGTTGA
- the LOC104746368 gene encoding dynamin-like protein ARC5 (The sequence of the model RefSeq protein was modified relative to this genomic sequence to represent the inferred CDS: added 85 bases not found in genome assembly): MSDVTPPKSVTVEEMTAGEEDEYAAIEERWSLYEAYNELHALAQELETPFEAPAVLVVGQQTDGKSALVEALMGFQFNHVGGGTKTRRPITLHMKYDPQCQFPLCHLGSDDDPSVTIPKSLSQIQAYIEAENRRLEQEPCPFSAKEIIVKVQYKYCPNLTIIDTPGLIAPAPGIKNRALQVQARAVEALVRAKMQHKEFIILCLEDSSDWSIATTRRIVMQVDPELSRTIVVSTKLDTKIPQFSCSSDVEVFLSPPASALDSSLLGDSPFFTSVPSGRVGYGQDSVYSSNDEFKQSVSLREMEDISSLEKKLGRLLTKQEKNRIGISKLRLFLEELLWKRCKESVPLIIPLLGKEYRSTVRKLDTVSKELSSLDEAKLKERGRTFHDLFLTKLSLLLKGTVVAPPDKFGETLQDERTQGGAFVGTDGLQFPHKLIPNAGMRLYGGAQYHRAMAEFRFLVGAIKCPPITREEIVNACGVEDIHDGTNYSRTACVIAVAKARETFEPFLHQLGARLLHILKRLLPISVYLLQKEGEYLSGHEVFLKRVASAFNSFVESTEKSCRDKCMEDLASTTRYVTWSLHNKNRAGLRQFLDSFGGTDQLPASGNPIGFSLPQDAQGGTADTKSRSDVKLSHLASNIDSGSSIQTTEMRLADLLDSTLWNRKLAPSSERIVYALVQQIFQGIREYFLASAELKFNCFLLMPIVDKLPALLREELENAFEDDLDSIFDITNLRQSLDQKKRSTEIELRRIKRIKEKFRVMNEKLNSHEFAQNGKAPTLQQ; this comes from the exons GATGGAGTCTATACGAAGCTTACAACGAGTTACACGCTTTGGCGCAAGAATTGGAGACGCCGTTCGAAGCACCGGCGGTTCTTGTGGTTGGACAGCAGACAGACGGTAAGAGTGCGCTTGTTGAAGCTCTCATGGGGTTTCAATTTAACCACGTCGGCGGCGGAACCAAGACTCGCCGTCCGATTACTCTTCATATGAAGTACGATCCTCAGTGTCAGTTCCCGCTTTGTCATCTTGGATCTGATGATGATCCTTCCGTTACTATCCCCAAGTCCCTCTCTCAAATTCAG GCTTATATTGAAGCTGAGAACAGGAGGCTGGAGCAAGAGCCATGTCCATTCTCTGCTAAGGAGATTATTGTGAAAGTGCAGTATAAGTATTGTCCCAACCTTACCATCATTGATACACCTGGACTTATAGCTCCTGCACCAGGAATTAAAAACCGAGCTCTTcag gTTCAAGCAAGGGCTGTGGAAGCTCTGGTTCGAGCAAAGATGCAACACAAAGAGTTCATTATTTTGTGCCTTGAAGATAGTAGTGACTGGAGTATTGCAACTACTCGAAGGATAGTGATGCAA GTTGATCCTGAGCTTTCTAGGACAATTGTTGTTTCCACAAAGCTTGACACCAAAATCCCTCAATTCTCATGTTCATCCGATGTGGAAGTCTTCCTCTCACCTCCTGCAAGCGCACTTGACAGCTCCTTATTGGGCGATTCCCCTTTTTTCACGTCTGTGCCTTCCGGAAGAGTGGGATATGGACAGGATTCAGTGTATTCGTCTAATGACGAGTTCAAACAG TCTGTGTCACTTAGGGAAATGGAAGAcatttcatctttagagaagaAGTTGGGCCGTTTGCTTACAAAGCAGGAAAAGAATAGGATTGGTATCAGCAAACTGAGGTTGTTTCTAGAAGAACTACTCTGGAAAAGGTG CAAAGAGAGTGTTCCATTGATCATTCCTCTTTTAGGAAAGGAGTACCGCAGCACAGTCAGAAAGCTGGATACAGTTAGCAAGGAACTTAG CTCTTTAGATGAAGCAAAACTCAAAGAGAGAGGCAGGACTTTCCATGATCTCTTCTTAACCAAG TTATCGCTGTTACTGAAAGGAACAGTAGTGGCCCCTCCAGATAAATTTG GTGAAACATTACAAGATGAAAGGACACAAGGAGGAGCATTTGTTGGTACTGATGGTCTCCAGTTCCCACATAAGCTAATACCA AATGCAGGGATGCGTCTTTACGGGGGTGCACAGTATCACCGTGCCATGGCTGAGTTCCGTTTTCTAGTAGGTGCTATCAAATGTCCCCCAATAACACGGGAGGAAATTGTGAATGCATGTGGAGTTGAGGATATTCACGATGGAACGAACTATTCCAG AACAGCTTGCGTTATAGCAGTTGCAAAAGCTCGTGAGACGTTTGAACCTTTCCTTCATCAG ttAGGGGCAAGGCTCCTACACATTCTCAAGAGATTGCTTCCAATTTCTGTATATCTTCTTCAG aaagAAGGTGAATACTTAAGTGGGCATGAGGTGTTTCTCAAGCGGGTTGCTTCAGCTTTCAACAGTTTTGTGGAGTCCACAGAAAAATCATGTCGTGACAA ATGTATGGAGGACTTAGCAAGTACGACTCGCTATGTTACATGGTCTCTTCACAACAAG AACCGAGCTGGTCTACGTCAATTCTTGGACTCATTTGGTGGAACAGACCAACTTCCTGCATCAGGTAATCCCATAGGATTTAGTCTTCCCCAAGATGCACAAGGTGGCACAGCAGACACAAAGTCAAGATCAGATGTAAAGCTAAGCCATTTGGCCTCAAACATCGATTCAGGTTCCAGTATTCAGACGACAGAAATGCGGTTGGCTGATCTTCTAGATAGCACTCTTTGGAACCGCAAGCTTGCTCCTTCCTCTGAGAGAATTGTCTACGCATTGGTCCAACAAATATTCCAGGGCATACGAGAGTACTTTCTAGCCTCTGCTGAGTTAAAG TTCAACTGTTTCCTTCTAATGCCCATCGTTGATAAGTTACCTGCTCTTCTACGGGAGGAATTGGAAAACGCATTTGAAGACGACCTCGATAGTATTTTCGATATCACGAATCTCCGGCAATCACTTGATCAAAAGAAACGGAGCACGGAGATCGAGCTGAGAAGG ATAAAGAGGATAAAAGAGAAATTCAGAGTGATGAATGAGAAGCTAAACTCTCACGAGTTTGCTCAAAATGGAAAGGCGCCAACGTTGCAGCAGTGA